AAGCAGGCGGCGACTAGGAAAACGGTAATTGTTATGCGGCTCGCACACTCCGTGGGAGGGGAATAAATTAGGGCTACTTGAAACGTCCAATAAGGAAGCCAACACAATACGTATACCGCTATAACCGTTAACACCAGCCGCGTCACCTTCCTGTGCGAGCGTTTCTTTTCTTTGGATTTATTTTTCGGGCCCACAGTTTTCAGCTTGCGAATAACGAGGCAGTAGAAGATGAAAATGAGTGTTAATGGCGCGGCAAAGCCCAATGCAAATGAGTATAACGTAAAAGTCCTCGATCCTTTGTTGAAGTCACGTTCCGGCCACACGATGTTGCAAGATACCCCGCTCTCGGTGGGTATCAAGGTTGTGTACATAAATATCGGCGTCATGACGAGAGCGGACGCGGTCCAGGCGGTTGCCGCCACGATACGAGACACGAATGGCGTCCGAAACCGCGGCGCGGCGATCGGATGACACACCGCTATGTATCTATCGGCGCTCATGATGCAATGGAAAATACTGCTCGTGAATTGGTTGATTCCGGTGGATATCATGTAAGCTTTGCACATGAACCTGCCGAAGGGCCACGCCCCACGCGACATGGTTATGATGAGGAAGGGTATGCCGATCAAAAAGCATTCATCTGCGATGGCTAGATTGACGATGTACATGTTGGTTACTGTTTGCATTTTCGAGTAGCGCAGGACGACGTATATGACCAGAGTGTTACCCAGAAGGCCCACAACACACACTATTGCGTACAGGATTTGTGTCACCACATACACAACTGGCAGATTTATGTTGGGGCAGTTCTCGAAAGTGCTATTGAAGGTGCCATTTTCATCGTACGCGTAGTTGCCGTTCCCGTACATTTCTACTTCTTCTATCTCCATTGTTGCACCGTTTGTCTGTCCGGTTAATGTAAATTGTTGTCTACTTCAAGTTTTTTACCTGCAAAGAAAggaaattaacattaattattatatttatgataacctgtttttattatgaaattaaaagagaaggtttttaattactttccATGTGTGTACAAGTTTTTTTAAGACTTTCTATGGATATCGCATACACGATATAAGAGAACTTATAGAACCCATCAATTCACATTTCAATACCACATGATAATTTCTATACCTATGCTCGTGTAATAATCGCTTACTTAAACTCAGtgtaacataattattgaataagaataatgaCTATTTTACTTGACGCATAAAGAATATCAAGTatgcataaaattaattctaaaatatgcataatatCATTTCAAAACACGTCCAAATTTATGACATAATACGAGTGACCTGAATTCCTGATTCTCACAAAATCACTTTAAAATAGCGATTGTTTTCTTTGGCCTTTTACCCTGATTATACGTCAAGATTATTAGATTACCCTCGAAAATGTCCGAAGAATTTCCATAGGACCATTTCAACTTTTACCAAGTAgctcttatataatataattttatattggaCGCTGTTCACTTACATTTTGTTTCTGttgcttataataataatgctgCTAGGCGCGCAATGGATCTGGAACAAAATAAGATTATGTTAGAATTTGCATCTTTTGAATTGCGTATTAGATGTGTATCATTTTTCAGTgcttgaattttatattacatttattcgctatgaaataaatatcaatcGCTGTAATAAAGTTGATATTTCTATAGTCTCAAAGATTGAAAGTTAATCTATGACACTTTTACtgtcttattaataaattaaattttactttcttgATCCATAACTAAGATATAAAGTATTAAGATACACAGAGAGAATAGATC
This is a stretch of genomic DNA from Colias croceus chromosome 4, ilColCroc2.1. It encodes these proteins:
- the LOC123691516 gene encoding somatostatin receptor type 2-like encodes the protein MEIEEVEMYGNGNYAYDENGTFNSTFENCPNINLPVVYVVTQILYAIVCVVGLLGNTLVIYVVLRYSKMQTVTNMYIVNLAIADECFLIGIPFLIITMSRGAWPFGRFMCKAYMISTGINQFTSSIFHCIMSADRYIAVCHPIAAPRFRTPFVSRIVAATAWTASALVMTPIFMYTTLIPTESGVSCNIVWPERDFNKGSRTFTLYSFALGFAAPLTLIFIFYCLVIRKLKTVGPKNKSKEKKRSHRKVTRLVLTVIAVYVLCWLPYWTFQVALIYSPPTECASRITITVFLVAACFSYSNSAMNPILYAFLSDNFKKSFLKACTCAAGKDVNAALHVENSVIPRKKGAGAARAQARAANEKRKAAPGIGGSRSEASTAMTSQSMAVNEPLHLDSRPSTLTPLITPNGLTHTRL